The Bradyrhizobium diazoefficiens genome contains the following window.
CTACTCCAACGCAATCCCGGTGCCAACTCCCGCGTGCGGCTTTGCCACCGTCATTGTTAAGGGCTGTGGTTGATACGGGGTCACCGTTTTCCGGGGCTGGATTTCTTGTTTTGACGCGTTTTCTTGACGCGAACCGGCATACACTTCGCCCGAAAACGCTCTAACCGCCCGATTTGGCGCCGGGCGGGTCGATCCAGCCGACATTGCCGTCGGCCCGGCGGTAGATGATGTTCACCCGGCCCGAGGAACCATGCTGGAATACCAGGCAGGGTGCCCCGCTGAGATCCAGTTCCATGACGGCTTCGCTGACCGACAGCTGCTTCAGCGACGTCGTTGCCTCAGCGATGATCACGGGGCTGTAGCCGGTGACCTCGTCCTCGTCGTCGCCCTCGCCGGGGGCTTCCAGCACGTAGCTGGTGGCGTCGAGCGCGGCCAGCGCCGCGGAGGCGACGTGGGCCTTGCGCGCCGAGCGGTCCTTGAGCCGGCTCTTGTAGCGCTTGAGGCGCTTCTCGATCATCACGAGCGCCTGGTCGGCGCTGGCATAGGCGTCCTGCGCGTTCGAATCGGCTTCGAGCGTGATTCCCGAATCGAGATGCAGCGCACAGTCGGTGCGGAATCCGAAGCCGTCCTTGGAGAGCGTGATGTGGCCGGAATAATTGCCGTCGAAATATTTACGGAGGACCTCTTCGGTCCGGTCGGAAACACGGCCGCGCAGGGCCTCTCCGACGCTGACGCTCTTGCCCGAAATGCGGAGAGTCATGTGAACCTCGCTTGGTTAGGTTCTTGGCTGCGCATGATCTCCCGCAAACGCGTGCCGCGTTTGTCGGGAGGGAAAACCGTTGCAGATTTTTCCGGATCATGCGCGCGCATGGATCGGCCTCGATGGGGAGATGAGAGTAGCGCGATTTCGCGCCAGCGCAATCAGGCCGGCTCGGTGTTGCGGGAGCGATCGGACATTGCGGTAGCAAGGACGTTACCAAGAGCGCTCTGCTTGTCGCGGCGGCGTTGCACCGAGGACGGAATGCGCATGGCTTCGCGGTACTTCGCGACCGTGCGGCGGGCAATATCAATGCCCGAGGCGCGCAAGCGTTCCACGATGGTGTCGTCCGACAGGATCGCGGCAGGCGCTTCCGAATCGATCAGCTGCTTGATGTGGTGACGCACCGCTTCCGCCGAATGCGCCTCGCCGCCGTCGGCCGAGGCGATCGACGCCGTGAAGAAATATTTCAACTCGAATGTGCCGCGATTTGTCGCCATGTATTTGTTGGCGGTGACGCGCGACACCGTGGATTCATGCATCTGGATGGCGTCGGCGACGGCCTTCAGATTCAGCGGCCTCAAATGCGCCACGCCATGGGTGAAGAAGCCGTCCTGCTGGCGCACGATCTCGGTTGCGACCTTCAGGATGGTACGGGCGCGCTGGTCGAGCGCGCGCACCAGCCAGGTCGCGTTCTGCAGCGCATCGGTGAAATACGACTTGTCGCCGTCCTTGCCGATCTTCTTCGAGAGCTGGGAATAATAGGTCTGGTTGACCAGCACGCGCGGCAAGGTGTCGCTGTTGAGCTCGACATGCCAGCCACCATCCGGACCCGGGCGGACATAGACGTCCGGCACCATGGTCTGAAGTCGCGCCGAGCCGAACTTCATGCCGGGCTTGGGGTTGAGCCGGCGGATCTCGCCGATCATATCGGCGATGTCCTCGTCGTCGACGCCGCAGACCTTGCGAAGGCCTGCAATGTCGCGCTTGGCGAGGAGATCGAGATGCTCGACGAGGGCCTGCATCGCCGGATCGTAACGATCGAGCTCGCGGAGCTGGATTGCGAGGCATTCGCTCAGATTACGTGCGCAGACGCCGGGCGGGTCGAATTTTTGCAGCACGGCAAGAACGTGATCGACGTCGGCTTGCGTTGCGCCAAGCCGCTCGGCGGCTTGTCCGAGATCGGGCGGCAGATAGCCGGCTTCGTCGACGAGGTCGATCAGGTACTGCCCGATCATGCGCTGCGCCGCGCCGGTGAAGGCGACCGATAGCTGCTCGGCAAGATGGTCGCCGAGCGTGGTTTCCGCGGCGACGAAGGCTTCGAGATTGTAGTCCTCGTCACCGGAGGCGCCGCCGCCCCATTCCGTGTAGGTGGTCGGCGCCGCATCCTGGGCGTTGCGCGCAGCCGCCTCGGCCGGCTCCTCGGAGAAGACGTTGTCCAGGCCCGTGTCCAGGGTCTGCTCGATCTCGGCGCGGGTGCCGAGATCCTTGCTCATCCATTCTTCCTGGCCGGGCTCGAAGGCCTCGCCCGGGCCGCCGCCCGGTTCGTCATTGTGGCCGCCGTCGGAATCGTTGAACTGGCCGGCCTCGGCCGGGGCTTCGCCCGCGGGGGCCTCGTCATTGGCCCGCTCCAGGAGGGGATTACGCTCGAGTTCCTCTTCCACGAAGGTCGTGAGATCGAGATTGGACAATTGCAGCAGCTTGATCGCCTGCATCAACTGCGGCGTCATCACCAGCGACTGCGATTGCCGGAACTCTAATCTCTGCGTAAGCGCCATCTAACAAGAACCGTTCTCAAAATTGGTCCGATTCTTGCTTATCTTAGTCCTGCCCCGATGTACACGCCTTGACGAAACCGAAAAAAGGGCTAGAGGCGGAATTCCTCGCCAAGGTAAAGCCGGCGAACGTCGGGATCCGCGACGATCTCGTCCGGGCTCCCCTCGGTCAGGATTTCACCGGCATAGACGATATAGGCACGGTCGGTCAGGCCGAGCGTCTCGCGGACATTGTGGTCGGTGATCAGCACGCCGATGCCGCGATTGGTGAGATGGCGGACGAGGTCCTGAATGTCGCCGACCGCGATCGGATCGATGCCCGCGAAGGGCTCGTCGAGCAGCATGTAGTTCGGACGCGTCGCCAGCGCGCGCGCGATCTCGACGCGGCGGCGCTCGCCGCCGGACAGCGCGATCGACGGCGATTTCCGCAGGCGCGTGATGTTGAATTCGTCGAGCAGGGAGTCGAGCTGCTGCTCGCGCTTCTTGCGCGAGGGCTCGACCACTTCGAGCACGGCACGGATGTTCTGCTCGACGGTGAGGCCGCGGAAGATCGAGGCCTCCTGCGGCAGATAGCCGATGCCGAGCCGCGCGCGCTGATACATCGGCAGCTTGGTGACGTCGTGACCATCGAGCTCGATCGCGCCGCGATCGGCCTTGATCAGGCCGGTGATCATGTAGAACACGGTGGTCTTGCCGGCGCCGTTCGGGCCGAGCAGGCCGACGGCTTCGCCGCGGCGCACATAGATGCTGACGCCGCGAACGACCTGGCGGCTGCCAAAACTCTTTTCCACGCTATGCACAGCCAGGAAGCCCGGCCGCCGCAGCAGCTGCGGTCCGCCCGCGCCGTTCGGTCTGGCTTTGGCAGCGGCTTTGGGTGGCTGAGGACCCGCCGGGCGCGACCGCGGCGGGGCCTCGACGCCGTACGGGTCGGAGGCCTGCATCGGCTGGTCACGGGCAATTGGCGGCGCGTCCCGGACCGGGTTCGCCACCAGGCCGCCGACGCTGTCACCGAGTGCAGTGATGTCCTGACGCGCAAATCCTGGCCGGCCACGCTTGGCGGGGCGCCGACGGAACATGCTGAAGAGATCGACCATCCCCGCCTTCTAGCCTTTCACGGTCACCTGCACGGTGACCTGCACGGTGCTCGCCGGCCTCAGGATTCGCCGACGCAGCATGATTGAAGGGATATCTCATGCCCAGTGAAACACGCCCGAAAAGCGGCGGACCCCGCTTCGAAAGCCCTGCCCGCTAGATACAGTCTCGCCCGGCAAGCTTCAACCTCGGATCGGGAGCATTCGCATTAAGCTATTGAGTTTACTTCTGTTTACCTGAACCAGGCAATTGCAAGGGCGGAGCCGCCGTGCCAGGGGCGACCGGCGTCCCGCATTTGCCGTTGGCGCCGCCCTGGGTCTGGATGAACAGCCCCTGGACGCCCTTGCCGCTATCGGATTCCACCCGGGAGACGCCGGTGGTCATGTCGACCATGAGGCGGTCGCCGCGCAGCACGTTCTGGCACTGGGTCAGAACCACCTGCCCCCCCGCTCCGCCGAGCATGGTGATGAGATTGGTCTTGGTGTCGAAAACAGCGGTCTCGCCTGTGACCACCTGGTCCTTCTGGGTAACGACGACATTGCCGCGGGCTTCCAGCCGCTTGATCGAGGAGGCGCCGCCCGGTCCCGGCGTCGCCGACTGCATCGGCGCCGCCGCCTTCGCGCCTTTGGCTGGAGGCGCCTGCGGCGCGGCTTGCTTGTCGCTGCTCGATTCGTAGAACACCACCAGCGTCTTCGAGGTCATGGTGGTGTCGCCCTGGACGACCTTCACGTTGCTCTTCGCATCGCCGGAGAAGGTCGCCTCCTTTTTCTTGTCGCGCATCTCGAGCGAGGCGGCCTCGATCTGGATCGGTTGGTCGCGGTTCTGCGAAAATCCCTGCATCGCATTCGGCACGCCCTGCGCCACACCTTGCGCAAACGCCGACGCCGTTGTGACTAGCGTGAGCCCCACAACGAGCGAAGCCGCGCGGAGGATGGCGCACCATTTGCTATCGCTGTGCGGAAAAAAATGAGCCATGAAAATCACTTTGAGTTCGCAGACTTGTTCTTTGATTTCGTCGGCGGCGGCGGTGGTGCAGGCTGCTCGACCGGCGCGGGCGTCGCGTCATCCGTGCTAATCTTGTCCAGATGCATCACCACATTGCCCTCGAAGCGGATGACGTCGCCGCCCTCCGTGATGCGCAGCCTCTCCGCAGTCAGCGTGCCGTTGGTCAGCTTGACGTCGACATGGTCATC
Protein-coding sequences here:
- the lptB gene encoding LPS export ABC transporter ATP-binding protein; the encoded protein is MVDLFSMFRRRPAKRGRPGFARQDITALGDSVGGLVANPVRDAPPIARDQPMQASDPYGVEAPPRSRPAGPQPPKAAAKARPNGAGGPQLLRRPGFLAVHSVEKSFGSRQVVRGVSIYVRRGEAVGLLGPNGAGKTTVFYMITGLIKADRGAIELDGHDVTKLPMYQRARLGIGYLPQEASIFRGLTVEQNIRAVLEVVEPSRKKREQQLDSLLDEFNITRLRKSPSIALSGGERRRVEIARALATRPNYMLLDEPFAGIDPIAVGDIQDLVRHLTNRGIGVLITDHNVRETLGLTDRAYIVYAGEILTEGSPDEIVADPDVRRLYLGEEFRL
- the rpoN gene encoding RNA polymerase factor sigma-54, which translates into the protein MALTQRLEFRQSQSLVMTPQLMQAIKLLQLSNLDLTTFVEEELERNPLLERANDEAPAGEAPAEAGQFNDSDGGHNDEPGGGPGEAFEPGQEEWMSKDLGTRAEIEQTLDTGLDNVFSEEPAEAAARNAQDAAPTTYTEWGGGASGDEDYNLEAFVAAETTLGDHLAEQLSVAFTGAAQRMIGQYLIDLVDEAGYLPPDLGQAAERLGATQADVDHVLAVLQKFDPPGVCARNLSECLAIQLRELDRYDPAMQALVEHLDLLAKRDIAGLRKVCGVDDEDIADMIGEIRRLNPKPGMKFGSARLQTMVPDVYVRPGPDGGWHVELNSDTLPRVLVNQTYYSQLSKKIGKDGDKSYFTDALQNATWLVRALDQRARTILKVATEIVRQQDGFFTHGVAHLRPLNLKAVADAIQMHESTVSRVTANKYMATNRGTFELKYFFTASIASADGGEAHSAEAVRHHIKQLIDSEAPAAILSDDTIVERLRASGIDIARRTVAKYREAMRIPSSVQRRRDKQSALGNVLATAMSDRSRNTEPA
- the hpf gene encoding ribosome hibernation-promoting factor, HPF/YfiA family, whose protein sequence is MTLRISGKSVSVGEALRGRVSDRTEEVLRKYFDGNYSGHITLSKDGFGFRTDCALHLDSGITLEADSNAQDAYASADQALVMIEKRLKRYKSRLKDRSARKAHVASAALAALDATSYVLEAPGEGDDEDEVTGYSPVIIAEATTSLKQLSVSEAVMELDLSGAPCLVFQHGSSGRVNIIYRRADGNVGWIDPPGAKSGG
- a CDS encoding LptA/OstA family protein — protein: MAHFFPHSDSKWCAILRAASLVVGLTLVTTASAFAQGVAQGVPNAMQGFSQNRDQPIQIEAASLEMRDKKKEATFSGDAKSNVKVVQGDTTMTSKTLVVFYESSSDKQAAPQAPPAKGAKAAAPMQSATPGPGGASSIKRLEARGNVVVTQKDQVVTGETAVFDTKTNLITMLGGAGGQVVLTQCQNVLRGDRLMVDMTTGVSRVESDSGKGVQGLFIQTQGGANGKCGTPVAPGTAAPPLQLPGSGKQK